Proteins from a single region of Drosophila biarmipes strain raj3 chromosome 3R, RU_DBia_V1.1, whole genome shotgun sequence:
- the LOC108024387 gene encoding protein pellino — MVKRTDGTESPILAEDGGDGHDKPRLRYGELVILGYNGYLPQGDRGRRRSKFVLHKRTEASGVKRSKHYIVQSPQTSKAILDANQHSISYTLSRNQAVIVEYKEDAETDMFQVGRSSESPIDFVVMDTLPGDKKDAKVMQSTISRFACRILVNRCEPAKARIFAAGFDSSRNIFLGEKATKWQDNVEIDGLTTNGVLIMHPKGSFCGGSAKCGLWRECSVGGDVFSLRESRSAQQKGQPIYDECNILQDGTLIDLCGATLLWRSAEGLQHSPTKHDLEKLIDAINAGRPQCPVGLNTLVIPRKVNIGDQVNQPYVYLNCGHVQGHHDWGQDENTGARRCPMCLELGPVVTLCMGLEPAFYVDVGAPTYAFNPCGHMATEKTVKYWANVEIPHGTNGFQAVCPFCATPLDGATGYIKLIFQDNLD; from the exons CACCGACGGCACTGAATCTCCCATACTGGCGGAAGACGGTGGCGATGGTCATGACAAACCGCGATTGCGATACGGCGAACTAGTGATACTCGG CTACAATGGTTACTTGCCACAGGGCGATCGCGGTCGGCGACGCTCCAAGTTTGTGCTCCACAAGCGGACGGAGGCCAGCGGCGTCAAGCGGTCCAAGCACTACATCGTCCAGTCGCCACAGACCTCGAAGGCCATCCTGGATGCCAACCAGCATTCAATCTCGTACACGCTCTCACGCAACCAGGCGGTCATCGTGGAGTACAAGGAGGACGCGGAAACGGACATGTTTCAG GTGGGACGCTCCTCGGAGTCGCCGATTGACTTTGTGGTGATGGACACGCTGCCCGGCGACAAGAAGGATGCCAAGGTGATGCAGAGCACAATTTCTCGCTTCGCCTGCCGCATTCTGGTCAACCGCTGTGAGCCCGCCAAGGCGAGAATATTCGCCGCCGGCTTCGATTCGAGCAGAAACATATTCCTGGGG GAGAAGGCCACCAAGTGGCAGGACAATGTGGAAATCGATGGCCTGACCACCAACGGTGTGCTGATTATGCACCCCAAGGGATCCTTCTGTGGCGGCAGTGCCAAGTGCGGCCTCTGGCGTGAGTGCTCCGTGGGCGGCGATGTCTTCAGCCTGCGGGAATCGCGCTCGGCCCAGCAGAAGGGTCAGCCG ATCTATGACGAATGCAACATTCTGCAGGATGGCACACTTATTGATCTCTGCGGCGCAACATTGCTCTGGCGTTCCGCCGAGGGCTTGCAGCATTCGCCG ACCAAACACGATTTGGAGAAACTTATCGATGCCATCAACGCCGGTCGTCCCCAGTGCCCGGTGGGCCTGAACACGCTGGTCATACCACGCAAAGTTAACATTGGGGATCAGGTGAACCAGCCTTACGTGTACTTAAACTGCGGCCATGTCCAGG GCCATCACGATTGGGGTCAGGACGAGAACACTGGCGCCCGCCGCTGCCCCATGTGCCTGGAACTCGGTCCGGTGGTCACCCTGTGCATGGGCCTGGAACCGGCCTTCTACGTGGACGTGGGCGCCCCAACGTACGCGTTCAATCCATGCGGACACATGGCGACTGAGAAAACTGTCAA ATACTGGGCCAACGTGGAAATACCGCACGGCACCAACGGATTTCAGGCCGTCTGTCCCTTCTGTGCGACGCCCCTCGACGGAGCGACTGGCTACATAAAGTTAATATTCCAGGATAATCtagattaa
- the LOC108024388 gene encoding protein Skeletor, isoforms B/C — MWRKASRLVRETTSWKTRRQGQAEAPAAAAAATRTRTRPPTARGLTIATWSQLAVVAAVAALLQCRVCQAAGRAPPEPYYGRYIGDFTNFAHGIKGQIYAVDESTLFVKSFAYDGTGPDAFFWVGKTQRPSPEGYIIPYPEEYTGLDPPILQAHNRTDIILRLPMGKRIKDIRWLSVWCRRFTVDFGEVFIPNNLDVPKPRVLPEFKRLAHGLRSSNISVLDAKTFYIPNLHYDGAGPDAYFWVGNGSEPNIMGIKVPNESGSLEPLRGYQGEDIEIQLPGSLTVYDIDWLAVWCVEYRHNFGHVYIPRDLDVPPALGQTKITTTTTPRPVYSNCREILPNKLQVKWELQGEYLQVELFGRITEDQYMAFGLSGANGRPQMSQSDVVVAFYDTTARVFRAEDYFISDLSQCDGQRGACPDERIGGRNDVIVLSGDRKNGVTSIRYKRLLQPNEAIYDAPIPIDREVSVIAAIGPLNARKEANAHSHTASDHNQDDIRINFSARNDHACKSSLYDVKDESGPKPWPTRKIEGVRKFRASIGPTGGKRGYTAITKVPSWGIAWYVNDLLIPEITVERGQTYEFIVEGGNDPGQPARFHPFYITDSPEGGLGQKLGLEARKQKAYAGVEYDEDGNAVPTAAGRYCEWEHQTIDRSAEIETFEEYMKTLVFKCDDGEPGYLNWTVPMNAPDELYYQCFTHNNLGWKINVVDMGASRASMPGSLHLLLYGISIVFSLVATSLLSGGHVLA, encoded by the exons CCGCCGGACGAGCCCCACCGGAGCCCTACTACGGCCGCTACATCGGGGACTTTACCAACTTTGCCCACGGCATCAAG GGTCAAATCTACGCGGTGGACGAGTCGACGCTGTTCGTGAAGTCCTTTGCGTACGACGGCACAGGACCGGACGCCTTCTTCTGGGTGGGCAAGACGCAGCGGCCCAGTCCCGAGGGCTACATCATTCCCTATCCGGAGGAGTACACGGGCCT GGATCCCCCCATCCTGCAGGCGCACAACCGAACGGACATCATACTGCGCTTACCCATGGGCAAAAGGATTAAGGACATTCGATGGCTGTCAGTGTGGTGCAGACGCTTCACG GTTGATTTTGGAGAGGTGTTCATACCAAACAATCTGGATGTGCCCAAGCCACGGGTGCTGCCCGAGTTCAAGCGACTGGCCCACGGGCTGCGTTCCAGCAACATCAGTGTTCTGGATGCCAAGACCTTCTACAT ACCCAACCTGCACTACGATGGAGCTGGACCCGATGCCTACTTCTGGGTGGGCAATGGCAGCGAACCCAACATCATGGGCATCAAG GTGCCCAATGAGAGCGGTTCCCTGGAGCCCTTGCGCGGCTATCAAGGAGAGGACATCGAGATCCAGCTGCCTGGAAGCCTGACCGTCTACGACATCGACTGGCTGGCCGTGTGGTGTGTGGAGTACCGGCACAACTTCGGGCATGTCTACATCCCCAGGGATCTGGACGTGCCGCCAGCCTTGGGCCAGACCAAGATCACG ACCACCACGACTCCACGGCCAGTGTACAGCAATTGCCGCGAGATCCTGCCGAACAAGCTGCAGGTGAAGTGGGAGCTCCAGGGCGAGTATCTGCAGGTGGAACTCTTCGGACGCATCACCGAGGATCAGTACATGGCCTTCGGACTGTCCGGAGCGAATGGCCGACCGCAGATGTCCCAGTCCGATGTGGTGGTGGCCTTCTACGACACCACTGCCCGTGTGTTCCGGGCGGAGGACTACTTCATCTCGGATCTGTCCCAGTGCGATGGTCAGCGGGGCGCTTGTCCGGATGAAAGGATTGGAGGTCGCAACGATGTTATTGTGT TGAGCGGAGATAGAAAGAATGGCGTGACCAGCATTCGCTATAAGCGTCTCCTGCAGCCCAATGAAGCCATCTATGATGCTCCCATTCCCATCGATCGCGAGGTCTCGGTGATAGCCGCCATAGGACCACTGAATGCCCGGAAGGAGGCCAATGCCCACTCGCACACCGCCAGTGACCACAACCAGGACGACATTCGCATCAACTTCTCAGCGAGG AACGACCACGCCTGCAAGAGTTCACTGTACGATGTGAAGGACGAGAGCGGACCCAAGCCATGGCCCACGCGCAAAATCGAAGGCGTCAGGAAGTTCCGTGCCAGCATTGGACCCACGGGCGGCAAGCGGGGATACACCGCCATTACCAAGGTGCCCTCGTGGGGCATTGCCTGGTATGTGAACGATCTGCTGATCCCTGAGATTACCGTGGAGCGTGGCCAGACTTACGAGTTCATCGTCGAGGGCGGCAACGATCCGGGTCAGCCAGCCAG ATTCCATCCGTTCTACATCACGGACTCTCCGGAGGGTGGACTGGGTCAGAAGCTGGGTCTAGAGGCGCGAAAGCAAAAGGCCTATGCTGGGGTGGAATACGATGAGGATGGCAATGCTGTTCCGACAGCAG CCGGTCGTTATTGCGAATGGGAGCACCAGACCATTGACAGATCAGCGGAAATCGAAACATTCGAGGAGTACATGAAAACCCTTGTCTTTAAGTGCGACGATGGCGAGCCTGGTTACCTCAATTGGACAGTTCCCATGAATGCGCCAGATGAACTTTACTATCAG TGCTTTACACATAATAATCTGGGCTGGAAAATAAACGTCGTGGACATGGGCGCCTCCAGGGCATCGATGCCCGGCAGTCTTCACCTTCTTTTATATGGAATTTCCATAGTTTTTAGCCTGGTAGCGACAAGCCTGCTTTCTGGAGGCCACGTACTTGCCTGA